The following are encoded together in the Oceanobacillus zhaokaii genome:
- a CDS encoding DnaB-like helicase C-terminal domain-containing protein produces MIKPAISHRDRRDLEIGEMTRELKLLALELNIPIVLLSQLSRSVDSRQDKRPLEPALV; encoded by the coding sequence TTGATAAAACCAGCCATTTCCCACCGTGATCGCCGGGATTTAGAAATCGGTGAGATGACACGGGAACTTAAATTGCTAGCATTAGAGCTGAACATCCCAATCGTACTGCTTTCTCAGCTGTCACGCAGTGTAGATTCAAGACAGGATAAACGACCGCTAGAGCCAGCCCTAGTCTGA
- a CDS encoding alkaline phosphatase family protein — protein sequence MKRDPQTLKPVILLNIDSLMPEPLEIAIQTGQAPALEFLMENGTYIPNMVSSFPTMSVTIDSTLLTGTYADEHHVPGLTWFDNSRMEIINYGTGFRETFRLGMRRTAHNMLYRLNNEHLSSEVSTIYEDLAKKGIPSASINSFVYRGYTPHRLQVPRLLRTMTRFKDGEWTTNGASIFSLGLFSKLRPWGFTTQIAAGNYKFTARELRYLIRKDKLPGFTFCIFQDMDTRLHFKGPKDLKGIKKIDREIQKVLNMYPSWEEALNRNVWMVMGDNGHSPTGANYRKFIIDLRKILKKYRISKLERRVRNNDQLVLCVNQRMAYIYILDKNLPLSVIAESLKNDRRIDIIAWKDNDLINITSGMRQGILRFSPTGNYKDEYNQTWSIEGNIKLLDLHVKNEKELSYGNYPDALARIYSALHSHSGRFIVVNAKPGCDFKAQSTPFHLSGAAHGSLHKQETLVPLLIAGTTARPTFPRIVDMKEFILKLSSQQRSE from the coding sequence ATGAAGCGAGACCCACAAACACTAAAACCAGTAATTTTGCTAAACATTGATTCTTTGATGCCCGAACCGTTAGAAATTGCCATCCAAACCGGACAAGCCCCTGCCTTAGAATTTCTAATGGAAAACGGCACTTATATTCCCAATATGGTCAGTTCATTTCCGACGATGTCTGTCACAATTGATAGCACTCTCTTGACAGGTACATATGCTGATGAACACCATGTTCCAGGCTTAACTTGGTTCGATAATTCCAGAATGGAAATTATTAACTACGGGACTGGTTTTCGCGAAACGTTTAGGTTAGGAATGCGTCGTACTGCCCATAACATGCTTTACCGACTGAATAATGAGCATTTAAGTAGTGAGGTCTCTACAATTTATGAAGATTTGGCCAAGAAGGGAATTCCTTCCGCTTCTATTAATTCTTTTGTCTACCGCGGATATACCCCCCATCGGTTACAAGTACCTCGATTACTCCGTACAATGACCCGATTCAAGGACGGTGAATGGACAACCAACGGCGCATCCATTTTCTCTTTAGGTCTCTTTTCTAAATTACGACCCTGGGGGTTCACAACGCAAATAGCTGCTGGAAATTATAAATTTACAGCCCGGGAGCTCAGATATCTAATACGTAAGGACAAACTTCCAGGATTTACATTCTGCATATTTCAAGATATGGACACCCGCCTTCATTTTAAGGGTCCAAAAGATTTAAAAGGAATTAAAAAAATTGACCGAGAAATCCAAAAAGTGTTGAATATGTATCCAAGCTGGGAAGAAGCTCTCAACCGGAATGTATGGATGGTGATGGGAGATAACGGCCATTCTCCAACCGGTGCCAACTACCGGAAATTTATTATTGATTTACGTAAAATACTAAAAAAATATCGCATATCCAAACTTGAGCGCCGCGTACGCAATAATGACCAGCTTGTCCTATGTGTAAACCAGCGTATGGCTTATATTTACATATTGGATAAGAACCTGCCACTATCTGTTATTGCAGAAAGTCTTAAGAATGATCGACGAATCGATATCATTGCCTGGAAGGATAATGACCTGATAAACATTACATCTGGCATGAGACAAGGAATATTGCGTTTCTCTCCAACTGGTAATTACAAGGATGAATATAACCAAACATGGAGTATAGAGGGAAACATCAAACTTTTGGATCTTCATGTAAAAAATGAAAAAGAGCTATCTTACGGGAATTATCCAGATGCATTAGCTAGGATTTATAGTGCATTACACTCCCATTCGGGTCGTTTCATTGTCGTTAACGCTAAACCAGGTTGCGATTTTAAAGCCCAATCCACACCATTCCACCTTAGTGGGGCAGCACACGGTTCATTACACAAACAAGAAACACTTGTACCATTATTGATTGCAGGAACGACAGCAAGACCAACATTCCCACGTATTGTCGATATGAAAGAATTTATACTTAAGTTAAGCTCTCAACAACGTAGTGAGTAG
- a CDS encoding S-ribosylhomocysteine lyase: MTTKMNVESFNLDHTKVSAPYIRLAGLTKGTNGDVINKYDLRFKQPNKEHMEMPALHSLEHLMAELIRNHHNTVVDLSPMGCQTGFYLTVLNEDDDDTVLDAIEATLKDVLEAKEVPACNEVQCGWAASHSLEGAKELAKEMLAKRDEWKDVFVEEA; encoded by the coding sequence ATGACAACAAAAATGAATGTAGAGAGCTTTAACCTTGATCATACGAAAGTAAGTGCACCTTATATCCGTCTAGCTGGATTGACAAAAGGCACTAACGGAGATGTTATAAATAAATATGACCTTCGATTTAAACAACCAAATAAAGAACATATGGAAATGCCTGCCTTGCATTCCTTAGAGCATTTAATGGCTGAATTAATTCGCAATCACCATAATACCGTTGTAGATTTAAGTCCGATGGGTTGTCAAACAGGATTTTATTTAACAGTTCTAAATGAAGATGATGATGATACTGTTTTAGACGCAATAGAAGCAACATTAAAAGATGTATTAGAAGCTAAGGAAGTCCCAGCATGTAATGAAGTCCAATGTGGTTGGGCTGCTAGTCATAGTTTAGAAGGGGCAAAAGAGCTTGCTAAAGAAATGCTTGCAAAACGTGATGAATGGAAAGATGTATTTGTAGAGGAGGCATAA
- a CDS encoding endonuclease I family protein, with product MILSAEQSEKLLPVSMEPERIQQILSETANAKALIQLDQNAYYDVEKDAQIISQYYQNINFMQSDILDSIRQLLEASHTNPIRYDPSEYVYPWVDLQPDGSLKSIYSGKIRQPENVIKEDANTTRKRKEAAEEFQASVQNDEQRLAQIESNFKYNCEHVVPQSWFNEREPMRGDIHHLFTCDPACNSMRSNFPYHDFSDYNPELISVQSIKESCGKSLNEQFEPEYGKGAVARAMLYFLLRYPDEIEASHKKEIDVSLLLQWHEDFPPGIYEKHRNLAIYEIQGNRNPWIDYPVNLMRIFQ from the coding sequence ATGATTTTATCAGCCGAACAATCAGAGAAGCTGCTTCCCGTATCAATGGAACCTGAGCGTATTCAACAAATCCTTTCAGAAACAGCGAACGCAAAGGCCCTTATCCAGCTGGATCAAAACGCCTATTATGATGTAGAAAAGGACGCACAGATCATCTCCCAGTACTACCAAAATATTAATTTTATGCAGTCAGATATCCTGGACTCTATCCGTCAGCTGCTGGAAGCAAGCCATACAAATCCTATCCGTTACGATCCATCTGAGTATGTGTATCCTTGGGTCGACCTCCAGCCAGATGGCAGCTTAAAAAGCATTTACTCCGGAAAAATTAGACAACCCGAAAATGTCATTAAAGAAGATGCGAATACTACACGGAAACGAAAGGAAGCAGCAGAAGAATTCCAAGCTTCCGTGCAAAACGATGAACAACGTCTCGCACAAATTGAATCGAACTTTAAATATAATTGTGAGCATGTCGTACCACAGTCCTGGTTCAATGAGAGGGAGCCAATGCGCGGGGATATTCACCATTTATTCACGTGTGATCCAGCCTGCAACTCGATGCGGAGCAACTTCCCATACCATGATTTCAGCGACTACAATCCAGAACTGATTTCCGTCCAGAGTATAAAGGAATCCTGCGGCAAGTCATTGAATGAACAGTTTGAACCAGAATACGGAAAAGGTGCTGTTGCCCGAGCCATGCTCTATTTTTTACTAAGATATCCTGATGAAATTGAAGCTTCGCATAAAAAGGAAATCGATGTATCCCTGCTCCTGCAATGGCATGAAGATTTTCCACCCGGCATTTATGAGAAGCATCGCAATCTCGCTATCTATGAAATCCAGGGCAATCGCAATCCATGGATCGATTATCCGGTTAATCTGATGCGTATTTTTCAATAA
- a CDS encoding STAS domain-containing protein has product MTARIGIDNYIKNNREEFQSMLLSEAGNVATKINTILEAGNIDLLKNAETIALFAVGNKRDELVAFAEVEGISWAKHSLTLALKLEWIHAIRRTLWSLLREYHPLNSSSKSVAEFYELEQKINDGIDGFLNTFFISYSNYKDELILNQRKLVEHLTVPIIPVSSSIAVLPMIGILDTYRMDILKEKVLKEISRLGIQTLIIDLSGISDMDEYTVSNFQKVLIGVKMMGSKSTLTGLRPQLAKKMLYLGINIEINTEIKGTLQQALNEYFEVNS; this is encoded by the coding sequence GTGACAGCCAGAATCGGTATTGACAATTATATTAAGAATAACAGAGAGGAATTTCAGTCGATGCTTTTATCAGAGGCAGGGAATGTTGCCACGAAGATTAATACTATTTTAGAAGCCGGAAATATTGACCTTTTGAAAAATGCAGAAACGATCGCCCTCTTTGCTGTGGGAAATAAGCGAGATGAACTCGTTGCTTTTGCAGAAGTAGAAGGAATTTCTTGGGCGAAGCATTCATTAACCTTGGCGTTAAAATTAGAATGGATACATGCAATTAGACGTACTTTATGGAGTCTCTTACGTGAATATCATCCATTAAACAGTAGTTCTAAATCCGTTGCAGAATTTTACGAACTGGAACAGAAAATTAATGATGGGATTGATGGATTTTTAAACACCTTTTTTATTAGCTATTCTAACTATAAAGATGAATTAATTTTAAATCAAAGGAAATTAGTTGAACATTTAACCGTTCCAATCATACCAGTCAGCTCTTCTATAGCGGTATTGCCGATGATTGGTATACTTGATACATATCGGATGGATATATTAAAAGAAAAAGTATTAAAAGAAATATCAAGGTTAGGGATTCAAACATTAATTATTGACCTTTCCGGAATATCCGACATGGACGAATATACTGTTTCTAATTTTCAAAAAGTGTTAATTGGAGTAAAGATGATGGGATCAAAATCTACCCTAACGGGATTAAGACCTCAACTTGCAAAAAAAATGCTTTACTTAGGAATAAACATTGAGATAAATACAGAAATAAAAGGAACTTTACAACAAGCCTTAAATGAATATTTTGAAGTAAACTCGTAG
- a CDS encoding MFS transporter: MEQAELASLTTTTPDQKTIRKVVISGAIGNFIEWYDLAIYSYAAIGIAMVLFSEAGDLAIIYSLLAFGFTYLLRPISGVIMGAIGDRIGRKKLLVLTIAMMATGTLCIGLIPSYAAIGIGAPIILMACRAVQGISAGGEFVGAAAYVYEYSNRNNKVFLMGLIQLGTCLCYPAAAFAAYGLGVWLGDEAFNQWGWRLLFISAAPLGLIALFIRNGLDESPVFKKIQEKGEISASPFKDSLKYDPKRLILTTIYVLGYNAAGVMVLLYMPIYLVNVSGFASTQASLTMGVTGLIFGVSVPIFAWIIGRNPDYIPAFRIASCAVFAAFVVFAYWLFTVPGGMIFGIVLLGLIVGFHYAIAPFTVVDVFPAALRFTSGAIAYNVPVAIGGALYPVLFSSLSNIGALTPPIFVALVNVVACICAIGIARITKADDLKTNPA, from the coding sequence ATGGAACAAGCTGAACTGGCATCATTAACCACCACCACTCCTGATCAGAAAACAATTAGAAAAGTAGTGATATCTGGTGCGATTGGCAACTTTATCGAATGGTATGATTTAGCAATCTATTCTTATGCAGCAATTGGTATAGCAATGGTGTTATTCTCGGAGGCTGGGGATCTCGCTATTATTTATTCGTTGCTTGCCTTTGGATTCACATATCTCTTGCGTCCAATAAGCGGTGTAATTATGGGAGCTATTGGCGACAGGATCGGTCGTAAGAAACTCCTTGTATTAACAATCGCCATGATGGCAACTGGGACGCTTTGTATTGGACTAATCCCCTCATATGCCGCCATTGGAATCGGCGCTCCAATTATTTTGATGGCGTGCCGGGCTGTACAAGGGATATCTGCTGGCGGAGAATTTGTCGGCGCCGCGGCCTATGTTTATGAGTATTCTAATAGAAACAATAAAGTCTTTTTAATGGGTTTGATTCAATTAGGCACTTGCTTATGCTATCCAGCTGCGGCGTTTGCTGCCTACGGGTTGGGAGTATGGTTAGGTGATGAGGCGTTTAATCAATGGGGATGGCGACTATTATTTATTTCAGCTGCACCACTCGGGCTTATTGCGCTCTTTATCCGCAATGGATTAGACGAATCACCCGTATTCAAAAAAATACAGGAAAAGGGAGAAATCTCAGCTTCACCTTTTAAGGATAGTTTGAAATATGACCCTAAACGCTTAATTCTTACAACAATATATGTCTTAGGGTACAATGCTGCGGGCGTGATGGTGCTTTTATATATGCCAATATACCTTGTGAATGTAAGTGGATTCGCCTCGACACAAGCGAGTCTCACGATGGGAGTTACGGGGCTCATATTTGGAGTGTCTGTACCTATCTTCGCCTGGATTATTGGTCGAAACCCTGATTACATACCAGCGTTTCGCATTGCAAGCTGTGCTGTTTTCGCTGCATTCGTTGTTTTTGCCTATTGGTTGTTTACTGTCCCTGGAGGTATGATTTTTGGTATCGTATTACTCGGTTTGATCGTAGGGTTCCATTACGCAATAGCTCCATTTACCGTAGTCGATGTTTTTCCCGCGGCACTTCGCTTTACTTCGGGGGCTATTGCTTACAACGTTCCTGTCGCTATAGGAGGTGCCCTGTACCCAGTGTTGTTCTCTTCATTATCCAACATCGGGGCCCTTACTCCACCTATCTTTGTAGCGCTTGTCAACGTAGTTGCCTGCATATGCGCGATTGGGATAGCGCGTATAACCAAGGCGGACGATTTGAAAACGAATCCTGCTTGA